A region from the Aphis gossypii isolate Hap1 chromosome 1, ASM2018417v2, whole genome shotgun sequence genome encodes:
- the LOC114125347 gene encoding mucin-2, which translates to MMVKMRCLFVVNVLVLKIMVGTAETPDGQSQWAHKDTAATSAGTTMTDGRNVISPRMDFEEWTPLGRGDPLKNDPTFDYLPPVLDRVHYWKPPPPAATNRAHYYSSASAATPTTPPSQAVHGGGYNRRFFLTDFSKREQPVVTTYAAIKRPPPPNNNLLQPHHHHHHHPQQQQIQHHLQTLQAAPAAGYHYSMHPAAAVPRTPLPMLTPPPYQQWSSTASDVQRQSASDVPGNAVAESKQPPPTMVRAPTRPVSPSSNHLAVVKALLDDEVDRTTVTTTAAAATTAAVWMTTTPPPPPVTMTPTSPPAAPMAAAARTTPPVVASDPLFAHYRQSPVTGRPMYLIIQGHSKVKTYGSASKTDDLNAAPVQVHDHNHIGNQPLDEPSRRKRDHYRGRRR; encoded by the coding sequence CTGCAACGTCCGCCGGGACGACGATGACGGACGGCCGGAACGTGATCTCGCCGCGGATGGATTTCGAAGAATGGACGCCGTTGGGCCGCGGCGACCCGCTCAAAAACGACCCGACGTTCGACTATCTGCCGCCGGTGCTGGATCGAGTGCACTATTGGAAACCGCCGCCCCCGGCGGCCACCAATCGCGCGCACTATTACTCGTCCGCGTCCGCCGCGACGCCGACCACGCCGCCGTCGCAGGCCGTTCACGGCGGCGGTTACAACCGACGGTTTTTCCTGACGGACTTTTCGAAAAGAGAACAACCGGTGGTCACCACTTACGCGGCTATCAAGAGGCCGCCACCTCCCAACAACAATCTGCTGCAGCCTCACCACCATCACCATCACCATccgcaacaacaacaaatccAACACCACTTGCAAACGTTACAGGCGGCACCCGCGGCCGGTTACCACTACTCGATGCACCCGGCCGCGGCCGTGCCCAGGACTCCGCTGCCGATGCTCACTCCGCCGCCGTACCAACAGTGGTCGTCCACGGCCAGCGACGTTCAGCGCCAGTCTGCGTCGGACGTGCCGGGCAACGCTGTGGCCGAGAGCAAGCAACCGCCGCCGACCATGGTCCGGGCCCCGACTCGGCCAGTCTCGCCGTCGTCCAATCATTTGGCCGTCGTCAAGGCCCTGTTGGACGACGAAGTCGACCGGACCACCGTCACGACGACCGCAGCAGCCGCCACCACGGCCGCCGTCTGGATGACGaccacgccgccgccgccgcccgtCACCATGACGCCAACTTCGCCGCCCGCCGCTCCGATGGCCGCGGCCGCTCGGACCACGCCTCCGGTGGTCGCGTCGGATCCGCTGTTCGCGCATTACAGACAGTCACCGGTCACAGGCCGTCCAATGTACCTCATCATACAGGGTCACTCAAAGGTCAAGACTTACGGATCGGCCAGCAAGACGGACGATCTGAACGCGGCCCCCGTGCAGGTACACGACCACAACCACATCGGCAACCAACCGCTGGACGAACCTAGTCGGAGGAAACGCGACCACTACCGCGGTCGACGTCGATAA